A genome region from Brassica oleracea var. oleracea cultivar TO1000 chromosome C2, BOL, whole genome shotgun sequence includes the following:
- the LOC106322676 gene encoding protein SENSITIVITY TO RED LIGHT REDUCED 1 has translation MVKNASIDGEWTVVLPSKRRQGRRKPKPKIQEEEEEEKPWKSDDLEIDPQRQARVKLKMENSIKKVESSKFYTTFLEQLKCPEVSDQFRLVLGTETQLQMVMYGIGSIESYESPRFQLSIAILMKREFDWVGNIEVFDPVLSATESSVLESFGCTVLSVNEQARREALKPTLFFMPHCEANLYNNLLQANWRMDRLSRIALFGNSFQMYEEQVTLDPEVIRATKRVIAARRITSEFAIETVSDDYFPAFHDSSWHFFSSCLDSELPLLVSEGL, from the coding sequence ATGGTTAAAAACGCAAGTATTGATGGTGAGTGGACAGTGGTCTTACCTAGTAAACGAAGACAGGGGAGAAGAAAACCTAAACCTAAGATTCAGGAAGAAGAAGAAGAAGAGAAGCCATGGAAGTCAGATGATCTTGAGATCGATCCTCAAAGGCAAGCAAGAGTGAAGCTGAAGATGGAAAACTCTATCAAGAAAGTCGAGAGCTCAAAATTCTACACTACATTCTTAGAACAGCTCAAGTGCCCCGAGGTTTCGGACCAGTTCCGCCTCGTGTTGGGAACCGAAACACAGCTTCAGATGGTGATGTATGGTATAGGAAGCATCGAGTCTTATGAATCTCCTAGGTTTCAGCTCAGCATTGCGATCTTGATGAAGAGGGAGTTTGATTGGGTTGGTAACATTGAAGTGTTCGATCCGGTTCTCTCAGCAACTGAATCTAGTGTCCTAGAATCGTTTGGATGTACTGTTTTGTCTGTGAATGAGCAGGCTCGTAGAGAAGCCTTGAAGCCTACTCTTTTCTTCATGCCACACTGTGAGGCCAATCTGTACAATAACCTGTTGCAAGCAAACTGGAGGATGGATAGGTTGTCGAGAATAGCATTGTTTGGGAACAGCTTTCAGATGTATGAGGAGCAGGTGACGTTAGACCCGGAAGTCATCCGAGCCACCAAACGGGTCATAGCTGCACGAAGAATCACTAGTGAGTTTGCTATTGAGACGGTATCTGATGATTATTTTCCAGCCTTCCATGATTCAAGCTGGCATTTTTTCAGCTCCTGTTTAGATTCGGAGCTGCCATTGTTGGTTTCAGAGGGATTATAG
- the LOC106323019 gene encoding uncharacterized protein LOC106323019 — MRLFDPWPVFFKREWKRCWPFLTGFAVTGVLITKLTAGFTEEDAKNSKFVQQHRR, encoded by the exons ATGAGGTTGTTCGATCCATGGCCAGTGTTCTTCAAGAGGGAATGGAAACGTTGCTGGCCGTTCCTCACCGGATTCGCCGTAACCGGCGTCCTCATCACCAAGCTCACCGCTGGATTCACTG AGGAAGACGCCAAGAACTCCAAGTTCGTCCAACAACACAGGCGGTAA
- the LOC106322516 gene encoding UDP-glycosyltransferase 76E2-like isoform X2, whose protein sequence is MSLDLYIRFRPDQGERMEEEKRVKRRIVLVPVPAQGHVTPIMQLGKALHSKDFSITVVQTQYNRVTSSKDFSDFHFLTIPGQLLKEQGDHDEVVCVVYDEYMHFSKAAAMEFQLPSVVFSTTSATAFLCRSVLAKVNVEKFLIDMKDVEMQDKLFPGLHPLRYKDLPTSAFGPIESMLRVYSKTVNTGTASAVIINSASCLESSSLARLQQELQVPVYPIGPLHIAASAPSSLLEEDRSCIEWLNMQKPRSVMYISLGSLALMETKDAVEMAWGLSNSNQPFLWVIRPGSIPSSEWTESLPEEFSKLVSERGYIVKWAPQMEVLRHPAVGGFWSHCGWNSTLESIGEGIPMICRPFTGDQKVNARYLERAWRNGVQLEGELEKEAVERAVKRLLVDEEGAEMRKSVVDLKEKLEASVRSGGSSCSSLDNFVNSLKTKNFMHQ, encoded by the exons ATGTCTCTCGACCTATATATCAGATTCAGACCAGATCAAGGTGAAAGAATGGAGGAAGAAAAGCGAGTGAAGAGAAGGATTGTTTTAGTTCCAGTTCCAGCACAAGGTCATGTCACTCCTATTATGCAACTCGGAAAAGCCCTCCACTCCAAAGACTTCTCCATCACTGTTGTTCAGACACAGTATAACCGAGTTACCTCTTCCAAAGACTTCTCTGATTTTCACTTTCTCACCATCCCAG GTCAACTGCTGAAGGAACAAGGTGACCATGATGAGGTTGTTTGTGTTGTCTATGATGAGTACATGCATTTCTCGAAAGCTGCAGCTATGGAGTTTCAACTTCCTAGTGTTGTCTTCAGTACTACAAGTGCTACTGCCTTTCTCTGCCGCTCTGTTTTAGCCAAAGTCAATGTAGAGAAGTTCTTGATCGACATGAAAG ATGTTGAAATGCAAGACAAGTTGTTTCCAGGGTTGCATCCTCTAAGGTACAAGGATCTACCAACTTCAGCATTTGGGCCAATAGAGAGTATGCTCAGGGTTTACAGTAAAACCGTCAACACTGGAACAGCTTCCGCTGTCATCATCAACTCAGCCAGCTGTCTAGAGAGCTCGTCTTTGGCGCGGTTGCAACAAGAACTACAAGTTCCGGTATATCCCATTGGTCCGCTTCACATCGCAGCTTCTGCACCATCTAGTCTGCTTGAAGAGGACAGAAGCTGCATCGAGTGGTTGAACATGCAGAAGCCAAGATCAGTTATGTACATAAGCTTGGGAAGCTTAGCTCTAATGGAAACCAAAGACGCCGTGGAGATGGCTTGGGGGTTGAGTAATAGCAACCAACCTTTCTTGTGGGTGATCAGACCCGGTTCCATTCCTTCCTCGGAGTGGACAGAGTCCTTACCGGAGGAGTTCAGCAAGTTGGTTTCAGAGAGAGGTTACATTGTGAAATGGGCGCCGCAGATGGAAGTTCTCAGACATCCTGCAGTGGGAGGGTTTTGGAGTCACTGTGGATGGAACTCAACACTAGAGAGCATTGGAGAAGGTATTCCGATGATATGTAGGCCTTTTACTGGGGATCAGAAAGTGAATGCGAGGTACTTGGAAAGAGCTTGGAGAAATGGGGTTCAGTTGGAGGGAGAGCTGGAGAAAGAAGCTGTGGAGAGAGCTGTGAAGAGGTTGCTTGTGGATGAAGAAGGAGCAGAGATGAGGAAGAGTGTTGTTGATTTGAAAGAGAAGCTGGAAGCCTCTGTTAGAAGTGGAGGTTCCTCATGCAGCTCATTAGACAACTTTGTTAACTCTTTGAAAACGAAGAATTTCATGCATCAATAA
- the LOC106323018 gene encoding pumilio homolog 18-like, which yields MTTPPRSADARASVEQESPVVPPPPPRFIPPRRFVNLTEENRSLINSLRSATSTLQETDTCMRSLRNLMTSEEDGGAAQFREVILELDAAGLRRMAWFLTSHSGYFLTIARNKNGSYRLQKLLGKSNDVDTLFFAAFFRSFLDIMTDKEASFVVVQGLRVFSNVMKEALFPHIIEHAVDLACDQHGCVALNRCITVLDDPYCRIFFLYAVVVNALPFSYHAYGNFVVQHVLDLNDLQCTRNIAVNLRGHCVELSFERYGSYIMEKLLDTKESMVVVVEELLKCEGDRLVRLARGTYGNFVVYKALRVTQAEIVTWGDLFWGLVNKLKPIRDLLGASYSYTIATLLDSID from the coding sequence ATGACGACACCGCCCCGTTCAGCCGACGCAAGAGCATCCGTCGAACAAGAGTCTCCGGTGGTTCCTCCCCCTCCTCCAAGATTCATCCCACCAAGAAGATTCGTCAATCTTACCGAAGAGAATCGATCTTTAATCAACTCACTTCGCTCTGCAACCTCTACACTTCAAGAAACGGACACGTGCATGCGATCGTTGCGCAACTTAATGACTAGCGAAGAAGACGGTGGTGCGGCTCAGTTTAGAGAGGTGATCTTAGAGTTAGACGCAGCCGGTCTTCGGAGGATGGCCTGGTTCCTGACGTCACACTCCGGTTACTTCTTGACCATCGCAAGAAACAAGAACGGCTCCTACCGCCTACAGAAGCTCCTCGGGAAATCAAACGACGTGGACACCTTATTCTTCGCCGCTTTCTTCCGCAGCTTCCTCGACATCATGACCGACAAGGAGGCGTCCTTCGTTGTCGTCCAAGGGCTGCGAGTTTTCAGCAACGTGATGAAGGAGGCATTGTTCCCACACATTATCGAGCACGCGGTTGATCTGGCGTGTGACCAACACGGCTGCGTCGCGCTAAACCGTTGCATAACCGTGTTGGACGATCCTTACTGCAGAATCTTTTTCTTGTACGCGGTCGTGGTCAACGCCCTCCCCTTCAGCTACCATGCTTATGGGAACTTCGTGGTACAACACGTGCTTGACCTAAATGACTTGCAATGCACGCGTAACATTGCGGTTAACCTCCGTGGCCATTGCGTTGAGCTTTCGTTCGAGAGGTATGGAAGCTATATCATGGAGAAGCTTTTGGATACGAAGGAGTCGATGGTTGTGGTGGTGGAAGAGCTTTTGAAGTGTGAAGGAGATAGGTTGGTGAGACTGGCGAGGGGTACGTATGGGAACTTCGTGGTGTACAAGGCACTGAGAGTCACGCAGGCGGAGATTGTGACTTGGGGTGATCTGTTTTGGGGCTTGGTGAATAAGCTCAAGCCTATTCGTGATCTCTTGGGTGCGTCTTACTCTTACACCATTGCAACATTATTGGACTCGATTGATTAG
- the LOC106322517 gene encoding dnaJ homolog subfamily B member 8 produces the protein MFATSCVPSPTPQSFFLSPHLPQIQFLYPIKFLGFPVTNRCNVGGSFYNRRRCDERRRRNRIIVPRARASSPYEVLGVSPSATPQDIKRAYRKLALKYHPDVNKEANAQEKFLRIKHAYTTLINSESRRKYGSDTRASGYSSTGQTSRKSNSQVEEDFYGLGDFFKDLQEEFKNWEASASSQGKPKSLWEELAEIGEEFVEFLEKELNISDEDNDGSSKSGERFDFKESSSTGKSPGDNSNSTENSIEENIDEIEATLAQLKKDLGLQ, from the exons ATGTTCGCAACATCTTGTGTTCCGTCTCCAACACCACAAAGCTTCTTCCTTTCGCCTCATCTTCCTCAAATTCAATTCCTTTATCCGATAAAATTTCTGGGTTTTCCTGTAACGAATCGGTGCAACGTCGGCGGTTCGTTCTATAACCGACGGAGATGTGATGAAAGACGAAGGAGGAATCGAATCATAGTACCTCGAGCTAGAGCGTCCTCTCCTTACGAGGTTCTTGGTGTGTCTCCATCAGCGACTCCTCAAGATATAAAGAGGGCTTACCGCAAACTTGCTCTCAAGTATCACCCTGATGTTAACAAAGAG GCGAATGCGCAGGAGAAGTTTCTGAGGATAAAACATGCGTACACCACATTGATTAACTCTGAGTCACGGCGTAAGTACGGTTCAGATACTCGTGCTTCTGGTTACTCCTCTACTGGTCAAACAAGCCGGAAAAGCAACAGTCAAGTCGAGGAAGATTTCTATGGACTTG GGGATTTCTTTAAAGATCTTCAAGAAGAGTTCAAGAACTGGGAAGCTAGCGCTTCTTCACAAGGGAAACCCAAAAGTCTTTGGGAGGAACTAGCG GAAATTGGGGAAGAGTTTGTGGAGTTTCTTGAGAAAGAACTTAACATAAGCGATGAAGACAATGATGGATCAAGCAAAAGTGGAGAAAGATTTGATTTTAAAGAAAGCTCCTCAACGGGGAAATCGCCAGGGGATAATAGTAATAGCACGGAGAACAGTATAGAAGAGAATATTGATGAGATTGAAGCAACGCTAGCTCAGTTGAAAAAAGATCTTGGCTTGCAATAA
- the LOC106322516 gene encoding UDP-glycosyltransferase 76E2-like isoform X1 — protein sequence MSLDLYIRFRPDQGERMEEEKRVKRRIVLVPVPAQGHVTPIMQLGKALHSKDFSITVVQTQYNRVTSSKDFSDFHFLTIPGSLTESDLKNLGPLQFMMKLNQICEATFKQCLGQLLKEQGDHDEVVCVVYDEYMHFSKAAAMEFQLPSVVFSTTSATAFLCRSVLAKVNVEKFLIDMKDVEMQDKLFPGLHPLRYKDLPTSAFGPIESMLRVYSKTVNTGTASAVIINSASCLESSSLARLQQELQVPVYPIGPLHIAASAPSSLLEEDRSCIEWLNMQKPRSVMYISLGSLALMETKDAVEMAWGLSNSNQPFLWVIRPGSIPSSEWTESLPEEFSKLVSERGYIVKWAPQMEVLRHPAVGGFWSHCGWNSTLESIGEGIPMICRPFTGDQKVNARYLERAWRNGVQLEGELEKEAVERAVKRLLVDEEGAEMRKSVVDLKEKLEASVRSGGSSCSSLDNFVNSLKTKNFMHQ from the exons ATGTCTCTCGACCTATATATCAGATTCAGACCAGATCAAGGTGAAAGAATGGAGGAAGAAAAGCGAGTGAAGAGAAGGATTGTTTTAGTTCCAGTTCCAGCACAAGGTCATGTCACTCCTATTATGCAACTCGGAAAAGCCCTCCACTCCAAAGACTTCTCCATCACTGTTGTTCAGACACAGTATAACCGAGTTACCTCTTCCAAAGACTTCTCTGATTTTCACTTTCTCACCATCCCAGGTAGTTTAACCGAGTCTGATCTCAAAAACCTCGGTCCACTCCAGTTTATGATGAAGCTCAATCAAATCTGTGAGGCGACTTTTAAGCAATGTTTAGGTCAACTGCTGAAGGAACAAGGTGACCATGATGAGGTTGTTTGTGTTGTCTATGATGAGTACATGCATTTCTCGAAAGCTGCAGCTATGGAGTTTCAACTTCCTAGTGTTGTCTTCAGTACTACAAGTGCTACTGCCTTTCTCTGCCGCTCTGTTTTAGCCAAAGTCAATGTAGAGAAGTTCTTGATCGACATGAAAG ATGTTGAAATGCAAGACAAGTTGTTTCCAGGGTTGCATCCTCTAAGGTACAAGGATCTACCAACTTCAGCATTTGGGCCAATAGAGAGTATGCTCAGGGTTTACAGTAAAACCGTCAACACTGGAACAGCTTCCGCTGTCATCATCAACTCAGCCAGCTGTCTAGAGAGCTCGTCTTTGGCGCGGTTGCAACAAGAACTACAAGTTCCGGTATATCCCATTGGTCCGCTTCACATCGCAGCTTCTGCACCATCTAGTCTGCTTGAAGAGGACAGAAGCTGCATCGAGTGGTTGAACATGCAGAAGCCAAGATCAGTTATGTACATAAGCTTGGGAAGCTTAGCTCTAATGGAAACCAAAGACGCCGTGGAGATGGCTTGGGGGTTGAGTAATAGCAACCAACCTTTCTTGTGGGTGATCAGACCCGGTTCCATTCCTTCCTCGGAGTGGACAGAGTCCTTACCGGAGGAGTTCAGCAAGTTGGTTTCAGAGAGAGGTTACATTGTGAAATGGGCGCCGCAGATGGAAGTTCTCAGACATCCTGCAGTGGGAGGGTTTTGGAGTCACTGTGGATGGAACTCAACACTAGAGAGCATTGGAGAAGGTATTCCGATGATATGTAGGCCTTTTACTGGGGATCAGAAAGTGAATGCGAGGTACTTGGAAAGAGCTTGGAGAAATGGGGTTCAGTTGGAGGGAGAGCTGGAGAAAGAAGCTGTGGAGAGAGCTGTGAAGAGGTTGCTTGTGGATGAAGAAGGAGCAGAGATGAGGAAGAGTGTTGTTGATTTGAAAGAGAAGCTGGAAGCCTCTGTTAGAAGTGGAGGTTCCTCATGCAGCTCATTAGACAACTTTGTTAACTCTTTGAAAACGAAGAATTTCATGCATCAATAA